From one Thermodesulfovibrionales bacterium genomic stretch:
- the rpsG gene encoding 30S ribosomal protein S7, producing the protein MPRRRVAEKREILPDPKYNSKLLSKFINVMLEDGKKSTAERICYGAFDILKEKTGNDPLKVFKTAIENVKPVLEVKPRRVGGATYQVPIEIRPQRRAALAFRWIINYSRARNEKTMRERLAGELMDAFNNTGTSIKKKEDTHRMAEANKAFAHYRW; encoded by the coding sequence ATGCCGAGAAGAAGAGTCGCTGAAAAAAGAGAAATACTGCCGGACCCAAAATACAACAGTAAACTGCTCAGCAAGTTTATTAATGTCATGCTGGAAGACGGCAAGAAATCGACCGCCGAGAGGATCTGCTACGGGGCGTTTGATATCCTGAAGGAGAAGACGGGTAATGATCCGCTGAAGGTCTTTAAGACGGCCATTGAGAACGTCAAGCCCGTCCTGGAGGTGAAGCCGAGAAGGGTCGGAGGCGCAACCTATCAGGTTCCGATCGAGATCCGGCCCCAGCGGAGAGCGGCCCTTGCCTTCAGGTGGATTATCAACTATTCCCGTGCACGGAATGAAAAGACGATGAGGGAGCGGCTCGCAGGCGAGTTGATGGATGCTTTTAATAACACAGGGACGTCCATAAAGAAGAAGGAAGACACCCACAGGATGGCTGAGGCCAATAAGGCCTTCGCACATTATAGATGGTAA
- the rpsL gene encoding 30S ribosomal protein S12 has translation MPTIAQLVRQGRSAVEKKTKSPALKDCPQKRGVCVRVYTTTPKKPNSALRKVARVRLTNGMEVTAYIPGVGHNLQEHSIVMIRGGRVKDLPGVRYHIIRGTLDSVGVADRRRGRSKYGSKRPK, from the coding sequence GTGCCAACAATAGCGCAGCTGGTCAGGCAGGGAAGAAGCGCAGTAGAGAAGAAGACAAAGAGCCCGGCTCTTAAGGACTGTCCGCAAAAAAGGGGTGTCTGTGTAAGGGTCTATACAACGACGCCGAAGAAACCGAATTCCGCATTGAGAAAAGTCGCGAGGGTACGGTTAACGAACGGGATGGAGGTGACGGCCTACATCCCTGGTGTCGGGCACAATCTGCAGGAGCATTCGATTGTGATGATACGAGGCGGCAGGGTGAAGGACCTCCCCGGGGTGAGGTACCACATTATCAGGGGGACCCTTGACTCGGTCGGGGTTGCGGACAGAAGGCGGGGGAGATCGAAATACGGGTCGAAGAGGCCAAAGTAG
- a CDS encoding response regulator transcription factor produces the protein MSKITVLIVDDHALVREGIVAFLKHCDDIEVVAEASDGLEAIEKVNKFNPDVVVMDIAMPKLGGLEATVELKKMKHDIKILILTQYDDKEYIARFLKAGVSGYLLKRAVGSDLISAIRAVNRGEVYLFSSIAAEVVAGYLGKDKKPTKKDPYEKLTDREKQVLKLIAEGYTHKEIADMLSISVKTVIAHQTNITEKCGLHTRASLIKFAIQSGIIKIET, from the coding sequence ATGTCTAAGATAACCGTTCTCATCGTTGATGACCATGCTCTCGTGCGGGAAGGGATCGTCGCATTTCTCAAACATTGTGACGATATCGAGGTAGTCGCGGAGGCGTCAGACGGACTCGAGGCGATAGAAAAGGTGAATAAGTTTAATCCCGATGTCGTGGTAATGGATATCGCTATGCCCAAACTCGGCGGGCTGGAAGCGACGGTGGAACTGAAGAAGATGAAGCATGACATAAAAATTCTTATCCTGACGCAGTACGACGACAAGGAGTATATCGCACGTTTCCTCAAGGCCGGGGTTTCGGGTTACCTATTGAAACGGGCCGTGGGGAGTGACCTTATCTCTGCCATACGAGCGGTCAACAGAGGGGAGGTCTATCTCTTCTCGTCAATCGCCGCAGAGGTCGTCGCGGGCTATCTCGGGAAGGATAAAAAGCCGACGAAGAAGGATCCGTATGAAAAGCTTACCGACAGGGAAAAGCAGGTCTTGAAGCTCATCGCGGAGGGCTATACCCATAAGGAAATCGCCGACATGCTCAGTATCAGTGTCAAGACGGTCATTGCCCATCAGACAAACATCACGGAAAAATGCGGCCTTCACACCCGCGCGAGCCTCATCAAGTTCGCGATCCAGAGTGGAATTATAAAGATAGAGACATGA
- a CDS encoding cache domain-containing protein, with the protein MVFYRGGLQRRITLAVTLGMSVILLSFGVVSYTIIQKNIEESLEKKLAMARLIRNNIDTIIKDNINRLYDISLSGRIDLNDTDFGPEKEALSTAYRYSIFTDGVFIVDKGGNVLLNYPERMRDASLNVLSVEPISRMLAIGKPVVSNIYTTEMEKRRVLYVLIPLRDKNGNEVGMAGGEIDPTSPLLANMLRLIDIGQNRFIDIVDSNGVIIASSQPSRTLTRYDHDQFFHTVIQEKRELVVTCHQCHESRTGGKSANILAFSPLATAPWGIAVQEPERDVFAPVTKLKWTFVALSIVFIGTAFILTIGTTRSIVKPIKELIHATDRIAKGELSTPLSPEGADEVGILGRSFETMRMRLVESIERVKKYNIELEARVRERTAQIRESRKRIQNLLKKIISTQEDERKRIARELHDLTIQELSAILMRVDICKLYPENLTVEKIDEIRRIVLNALDGVHTITQNLRPSVLDDLGLQAAIKRLLEMNLGEKGINYYFTATGLHDMRFGPEIETSLFRIIQEAVVNIARHANAENVTVTMEISGNAVSVRIEDDGEGFDVDSLLHQTIHYKKDGRGLGLLGMTERAASIEGTLCISSTPGRGTKMTLDVPLKTAEIHDV; encoded by the coding sequence ATGGTGTTTTATCGAGGAGGCCTTCAGAGGCGCATTACCCTTGCCGTGACGCTCGGCATGTCCGTTATCCTGTTAAGCTTTGGGGTTGTAAGCTACACGATCATCCAGAAGAATATTGAAGAATCGCTCGAGAAGAAGCTCGCGATGGCCCGCCTCATCAGGAACAATATTGATACGATCATAAAAGACAACATCAACCGCCTCTACGATATCTCTCTTTCGGGGCGCATAGATCTGAACGATACGGATTTTGGGCCTGAAAAGGAGGCGCTCAGCACTGCCTATCGGTATTCCATTTTCACCGATGGCGTTTTTATTGTCGACAAGGGAGGGAACGTGCTCCTTAACTATCCGGAAAGAATGCGCGATGCTTCTCTCAATGTTTTGAGCGTCGAGCCGATAAGCAGGATGCTTGCCATAGGAAAGCCTGTTGTCTCAAATATCTATACCACCGAGATGGAAAAGAGAAGGGTCCTCTACGTGCTCATCCCCTTACGGGATAAGAACGGCAACGAAGTCGGCATGGCCGGCGGCGAGATAGACCCGACGAGTCCCCTTCTCGCAAACATGCTGAGGTTAATCGACATCGGTCAAAACCGGTTTATCGATATTGTCGACTCCAACGGGGTAATTATCGCATCGTCACAACCATCCCGAACCCTCACCCGGTACGATCATGATCAGTTCTTCCATACCGTGATACAAGAGAAGCGAGAGCTTGTGGTGACCTGTCACCAGTGTCACGAATCGAGAACGGGTGGGAAGTCCGCCAATATCCTTGCATTCTCGCCCCTTGCTACCGCTCCGTGGGGCATTGCGGTACAGGAACCCGAAAGAGATGTTTTTGCCCCGGTCACGAAACTGAAATGGACCTTTGTCGCACTGAGTATCGTCTTTATCGGGACTGCATTCATCCTGACGATCGGCACCACGAGAAGTATCGTCAAACCGATAAAGGAATTAATCCATGCCACCGACCGGATAGCGAAGGGAGAACTCTCGACGCCGCTCTCTCCGGAAGGCGCCGACGAAGTCGGAATCCTTGGTCGAAGCTTCGAGACGATGAGGATGCGTCTTGTTGAATCGATCGAAAGAGTTAAGAAGTATAATATTGAACTCGAGGCGAGGGTGAGGGAAAGGACGGCGCAGATAAGGGAGAGCAGAAAGAGAATCCAGAATCTCTTAAAGAAGATCATCTCAACCCAGGAGGATGAACGAAAAAGGATCGCGCGCGAACTCCACGACCTCACGATCCAGGAACTCTCGGCAATCCTCATGAGGGTCGATATCTGTAAACTCTATCCGGAAAATCTCACTGTCGAGAAAATAGACGAAATACGGCGCATTGTCCTGAATGCACTTGACGGGGTCCATACGATCACCCAGAACCTGAGGCCTTCCGTGCTCGACGACCTCGGGCTCCAGGCCGCGATAAAACGGCTGCTCGAGATGAATCTCGGCGAGAAGGGCATCAATTACTACTTTACCGCGACGGGACTTCACGATATGAGGTTTGGTCCGGAGATTGAAACAAGCCTTTTCCGGATAATACAGGAGGCCGTGGTTAACATAGCTCGTCATGCGAATGCGGAAAATGTTACGGTAACCATGGAGATAAGCGGAAACGCCGTTTCCGTCCGGATAGAAGACGACGGGGAGGGATTTGATGTCGATTCTCTCTTACACCAGACGATTCATTATAAGAAAGACGGGAGGGGATTGGGGCTCCTCGGTATGACGGAAAGGGCAGCCTCGATTGAAGGGACGCTCTGTATATCCTCGACTCCCGGAAGAGGTACGAAGATGACCTTGGATGTGCCTCTGAAGACCGCAGAGATCCACGATGTCTAA
- a CDS encoding cytochrome b/b6 domain-containing protein — protein sequence MSETSEARGRKMKRFSLFRIGEHSLIMIAFGLLVVTGLSQKFYSLDISEWFIFKAGGIDRVRLIHRYAGIFFSLMASVHTVIAIVGVIGRRWQPSMIITRKDFHDAIHNIKYYIGKEDHHSMCDRYTYKQKFVYWSIFVSGFIMIVTGLVLWFPAFFARFLPGEVIPAAKVMHTNQGFLMFLIIAVWHIYDSIFSPEIFPLDTSIFSGYISRERMVREHPLELARIENKAKEDIIAEQLDLEYRESLETD from the coding sequence ATGTCAGAGACCAGTGAGGCCCGAGGCAGGAAGATGAAACGGTTCAGTCTGTTCCGTATCGGTGAACACTCGCTCATCATGATAGCCTTTGGGCTTCTTGTCGTAACAGGGCTATCCCAGAAGTTTTATTCCCTTGACATCTCCGAGTGGTTTATCTTTAAGGCCGGGGGCATCGACCGTGTCCGGTTAATCCACCGTTATGCAGGCATATTCTTTTCTCTCATGGCTTCGGTGCACACGGTCATCGCGATAGTGGGAGTCATCGGGAGAAGGTGGCAACCGTCGATGATCATTACAAGAAAAGATTTTCATGACGCGATACACAATATCAAGTACTATATCGGCAAAGAGGACCACCATTCCATGTGCGACCGGTATACCTATAAACAGAAGTTCGTATACTGGAGCATCTTTGTGAGCGGCTTCATCATGATTGTTACCGGTCTCGTGCTCTGGTTTCCCGCCTTTTTTGCACGGTTTCTGCCGGGCGAGGTCATCCCTGCTGCGAAGGTCATGCATACGAACCAGGGTTTCCTCATGTTCCTCATCATCGCCGTATGGCATATTTACGATTCCATCTTCAGCCCTGAGATATTTCCTCTCGATACGAGCATATTCAGCGGGTACATATCAAGGGAGAGGATGGTTCGAGAGCACCCACTTGAACTCGCCCGGATCGAAAACAAGGCTAAGGAGGATATCATAGCCGAGCAACTCGATCTCGAATACCGCGAAAGTTTAGAAACAGATTGA